From Candida dubliniensis CD36 chromosome 7, complete sequence, the proteins below share one genomic window:
- a CDS encoding endocytosis/sphingolipid biosynthesis/sporulation effector, putative (Similar to S. cerevisiae FMP45) — MRVLNIIPVFFLVGSVLLLILTIINGSGTSSVLGRFYWSETDTSGLTGVPYNKTRWTFYRICGVDNNKNAHCGKSKAAFPYSPEDNFGRNSGIPQNFIDDRDTYYYLSRVGWAFILVGLFFGVAAMVAAPLNFCYFVAGIVGSTTAFVSLLFTITAACCITAAHVKGRREWNRAGFPTVLGAKSFGILWTAVACLIISFVSLVVVTCLSRTSRRRTRRGGGGGGGVGVTGESEMIPRGEQETYAKESSGEIPRGEYESGNHPTNAPGEGERLSNASKFRFFRVKRAKPEDV, encoded by the coding sequence ATGAGAGTATTAAATATCATCCCAGTGTTTTTCTTAGTGGGTTCAGTCTTGTTACTAATCCTTACTATCATCAATGGTTCAGGAACATCGTCGGTGTTGGGGAGATTCTATTGGTCAGAAACCGATACATCCGGTCTCACTGGTGTTCCATACAATAAAACAAGATGGACATTTTATAGAATATGTGGGGTTGATAACAATAAGAATGCTCATTGTGGGAAATCAAAAGCAGCATTCCCTTATTCTCCTGAAGATAATTTTGGTCGAAATAGTGGTATTCCTCAGaattttattgatgatcGGGAtacttattattatttatcacGAGTAGGTTGGGCATTCATACTTGTTGGATTATTCTTTGGTGTGGCAGCAATGGTTGCTGCACCATTAAATTTCTGTTATTTTGTGGCTGGAATTGTCGGTCTGACAACAGCATTTGTTTCTCTTTTATTCACCATTACTGCTGCTTGTTGTATCACTGCTGCTCATGTTAAAGGTCGGCGAGAATGGAATCGGGCCGGATTCCCCACTGTTCTTGGTGCCAAATCGTTTGGTATTTTATGGACTGCAGTTGCCtgtttgataatttcatttgttaGTTTAGTGGTGGTAACTTGTCTTTCTCGTACAtctagaagaagaacaagaagaggaggaggaggtggtggtggtgttggaGTCACTGGTGAATCCGAAATGATACCAAGAGGTGAACAAGAAACCTATGCCAAGGAAAGTTCAGGAGAAATTCCTCGTGGCGAATACGAATCAGGGAATCATCCTACTAATGCTCCTGGAGAAGGTGAAAGACTCTCTAATGCATCAAAATTCAGATTTTTTAGAGTTAAAAGAGCCAAACCAGAAGatgtttga
- a CDS encoding hypothetical LDG family protein, Candida conserved has product MKFFTAATTALLFSAQALAGITSYTLSIKSDDERVNGKGITFKHEGAGINYAFVSDTSAKFAYDDESKLLYYPSSPQLKYNFGTESDIIQFSVTPPKSVEIGDDGILKFEDSDKLYAAVSINDPYHYSDSDFAIILRGKPHAIPIQIVAKQA; this is encoded by the coding sequence atgaaattctTTACTGCTGCTACTACTgctttattattttctgcTCAAGCTTTAGCTGGTATTACCTCATACACTTTATCTATTAAATCTGATGATGAAAGAGTCAATGGTAAAGGTATTACTTTTAAACATGAAGGTGCTGGTATTAATTATGCTTTTGTCAGTGATACCTCAGCTAAATTTGcttatgatgatgaatcCAAACTTTTATATTATCCATCAAGTCCACAActtaaatataattttggTACTGAATCTgatattattcaattttccGTTACTCCACCAAAATCGGTTGAAATTGGTGATGATggtattttgaaatttgaagATTCCGATAAACTTTATGCTGCTGTTAGTATTAATGATCCATATCATTACTCCGATAGTGATTTTGCTATTATTCTCAGAGGTAAACCACATGCTATtccaattcaaattgttgCTAAACAAGCTTAG
- a CDS encoding hypothetical LDG family protein, Candida conserved yields the protein MKFFTAATTALLFSAQALAGITQYTLSIQADDERVNGKGITFKHEGAGINYAFVSDTSAKFNYDDESKLFYYPISPQINYNLGTESDIVQFSVTPPKSVEIGDDGILKFEDSDKLYAAVSINDPYHYSDNDFAIILRGKPHAIPIKLVAKQA from the coding sequence atgaaattctTTACTGCTGCTACTACTgctttattattttctgcCCAAGCTTTAGCTGGTATTACTCAATACACTTTATCAATCCAAGCTGATGATGAAAGAGTCAATGGTAAAGGTATTACTTTCAAACATGAAGGTGCTGGTATTAATTATGCTTTTGTCAGTGATACCTCAgctaaattcaattatgatgatgaatcCAAACTTTTCTACTATCCAATTAGTCCTCAAATTAATTACAACTTAGGTACTGAATCTgatattgttcaattttcCGTTACTCCACCAAAATCTGTTGAAATTGGTGATGATggtattttgaaatttgaagATTCCGATAAACTTTATGCTGCTGTTAGTATTAATGATCCATATCATTACTCCGATAATGATTTTGCTATTATTCTCAGAGGTAAACCACACGCTATCCCAATCAAGCTTGTTGCTAAACAAGCCTAA